In one window of Pseudodesulfovibrio sediminis DNA:
- a CDS encoding threonine synthase: protein MPEFVCRECSLRFDAYAPRWLCDCGGLLDLDFKPSLDMGSIRNRPATMWRYWEALPVPSDAALTLGEGFTPMLPVEIGGHTMQVKQEYLSPTGSYKDRGAAVMMAVAAHMRVTEVVEDSSGNAGCAVAAYSAKAGIHCRIFVPADNSPGKLGQIELYGADLVPVPGSREDTANACMEAASDTYYASHVYNPFFFHGTKTFAYEVVEQLGWKRPDTVILPAGNGTLLLGAYLGFSELKSLGVIDRLPKLVAVQSAHCAPVCAGFVNGADRVEAVSTATTLAEGIAIAEPMRGGQMLEALRESGGHCLAVSEEEILAAFKAMGRKGYCIEPTSAAIVAGATLYAQSAATDEVIVTMFTGHGLKVGEKLHALSNK from the coding sequence ATGCCGGAATTTGTCTGTCGCGAATGTTCTCTTCGATTTGATGCCTATGCTCCGCGCTGGCTCTGCGATTGCGGAGGACTGCTGGATCTTGATTTCAAGCCGTCTCTTGATATGGGAAGCATCAGGAATCGCCCGGCCACCATGTGGCGCTACTGGGAGGCGCTGCCTGTGCCCAGTGATGCCGCTCTGACGCTGGGGGAAGGATTTACTCCCATGCTCCCTGTGGAGATCGGGGGACACACGATGCAGGTCAAGCAGGAGTATCTGTCCCCCACCGGTTCGTACAAGGATCGCGGCGCAGCGGTCATGATGGCCGTGGCCGCCCACATGAGGGTGACTGAAGTCGTGGAGGATTCTTCCGGCAACGCAGGGTGTGCGGTCGCCGCCTATTCGGCCAAGGCTGGCATCCATTGCAGGATTTTCGTTCCGGCCGACAATTCGCCGGGCAAGCTGGGCCAGATCGAACTCTACGGTGCGGATCTTGTTCCGGTGCCAGGGAGCCGTGAGGATACGGCCAACGCCTGCATGGAGGCGGCCAGCGATACATACTACGCCAGTCATGTGTATAACCCGTTTTTCTTTCATGGGACCAAGACCTTTGCCTACGAAGTGGTGGAGCAGCTCGGCTGGAAAAGGCCGGACACAGTTATCTTGCCAGCAGGGAATGGAACGTTGCTTCTTGGGGCATATCTCGGATTCTCGGAGCTCAAATCTCTGGGCGTCATTGACCGTCTCCCCAAACTGGTGGCGGTTCAGTCAGCCCATTGTGCGCCGGTATGCGCCGGGTTCGTCAACGGGGCAGATCGGGTCGAGGCCGTGTCAACGGCAACCACGCTTGCAGAAGGGATAGCCATAGCTGAGCCCATGCGTGGAGGGCAGATGCTCGAAGCCCTGCGTGAAAGCGGCGGCCATTGTCTGGCCGTGTCGGAAGAGGAGATTCTGGCCGCATTCAAGGCAATGGGACGCAAGGGGTATTGCATTGAACCCACCTCGGCCGCTATTGTGGCCGGAGCGACGTTGTATGCCCAGTCGGCTGCCACTGATGAAGTCATCGTGACCATGTTTACGGGGCATGGCCTGAAGGTCGGCGAGAAACTGCACGCATTATCGAATAAATAG
- a CDS encoding Ppx/GppA phosphatase family protein — protein sequence MRLTFRYALFIGLIACLVFAQTCLAQSTVTVRRAAFDIGSASIKCTIADVDKQSGRIVTVLETLSEKVDFAEDMDRSYDSNLSSEVMEQGIMALERMKAIAIKLNALEYSAAGGAVFRSARNGRAYCVQIAESVGIPCRILSKQQAAMLSYHAVQQTMQQPDNNLVVWDIGAESMQMTTREQTGDLIFYIDPMASISFKNVIIKLIQKKNPTTVSTPNPMLPDEVEKARTYIQSHAVLSVPQQISSCLGQPEQYVVGIGGVHFYSVPEVLGINNSMYTRDQVAEALQEWTGKSDEEFESEYANTRLTNLILVLGYMDALGIDAVHPLKINQADGLLTAPEFW from the coding sequence ATGCGTCTAACCTTCCGTTATGCCCTATTTATAGGCTTAATAGCCTGTCTTGTTTTTGCCCAGACCTGTCTGGCTCAAAGCACTGTCACGGTTCGCCGTGCCGCCTTTGATATCGGATCTGCCTCCATCAAATGCACTATTGCGGATGTGGACAAACAATCCGGGCGCATCGTCACTGTCCTTGAAACCCTGTCTGAAAAAGTCGATTTTGCCGAAGACATGGACCGTTCCTATGACTCCAACTTGAGCAGTGAAGTCATGGAACAGGGCATTATGGCTCTGGAACGAATGAAAGCCATTGCCATTAAACTGAATGCTCTGGAATATTCGGCCGCCGGTGGGGCCGTGTTCCGCTCTGCCAGAAACGGCAGGGCTTACTGTGTCCAGATCGCAGAGTCGGTCGGCATCCCCTGCCGCATCCTGTCCAAACAGCAGGCTGCCATGCTCAGTTACCATGCCGTCCAGCAGACCATGCAGCAACCGGACAACAATCTGGTGGTTTGGGATATCGGCGCGGAAAGCATGCAGATGACGACCCGCGAACAGACCGGAGACCTCATATTCTACATTGATCCCATGGCATCAATCTCATTCAAGAATGTGATCATCAAATTGATCCAGAAGAAGAATCCGACCACTGTCTCCACCCCCAACCCCATGCTCCCTGATGAAGTTGAAAAGGCCCGGACCTATATCCAGTCGCATGCCGTATTGTCAGTGCCCCAGCAGATCAGCTCGTGCCTGGGCCAACCGGAACAGTATGTAGTCGGGATCGGTGGCGTCCATTTCTATTCCGTCCCCGAAGTGTTGGGCATCAACAACAGCATGTACACCCGCGATCAGGTCGCAGAAGCGCTGCAGGAATGGACCGGAAAGTCGGATGAAGAATTCGAAAGTGAATACGCCAACACTCGTCTGACCAATCTTATTCTGGTGCTCGGATACATGGACGCATTGGGCATAGACGCTGTGCATCCCCTCAAGATCAATCAGGCGGATGGCCTGTTGACCGCTCCCGAATTCTGGTAA
- the lepB gene encoding signal peptidase I: protein MGGTMQGIPVRTDSTVARKPWLAALLSLVAVGLGQVYNGHWRRGVGFLLFEFVLGLIVFAFMEQFVVLLIGVSALAGFNLFVIVEAFRSAKEKSAYTLKACNRPLVYAVFLLCSLALGLASSWGVRTYFVKAYTCASESMVPTMRKGDHFLAKALGAEGAIKRGDVIVFQSPENDGVDFIKRVIGLPGETIEIRDQVVFINGQPQEEPYVRHSESDVQPGRNSMAQQTLLSDEYFVMGDNREASYDSRFIGPINRKWIRYRALYYYFPADFGSESWSDRFGMAVR from the coding sequence ATGGGCGGGACAATGCAGGGAATACCGGTTCGGACTGATAGCACTGTAGCTCGCAAGCCATGGTTGGCCGCTTTGCTCTCCCTTGTCGCCGTGGGGCTGGGCCAGGTCTATAATGGGCATTGGCGCAGAGGTGTCGGCTTCCTGTTATTCGAGTTTGTCCTTGGTCTCATCGTCTTCGCGTTCATGGAGCAGTTTGTTGTGCTGCTTATCGGTGTCTCCGCATTGGCGGGATTCAATCTTTTCGTGATTGTCGAAGCATTCAGGTCGGCAAAGGAAAAATCCGCATACACGCTCAAAGCCTGCAACAGACCGCTGGTGTATGCGGTTTTTCTGCTGTGCAGTCTTGCGTTGGGACTGGCCTCAAGCTGGGGAGTGAGAACCTATTTTGTCAAGGCCTACACCTGTGCGTCGGAGTCGATGGTGCCGACCATGAGGAAGGGCGATCATTTTCTGGCAAAAGCGCTGGGGGCGGAGGGCGCGATCAAGCGTGGTGACGTCATTGTCTTTCAGTCTCCTGAAAATGACGGTGTGGATTTCATCAAGCGGGTTATCGGGCTGCCAGGAGAGACCATTGAGATCAGGGATCAGGTGGTGTTTATCAATGGTCAGCCACAGGAAGAACCGTATGTGCGTCACTCTGAAAGCGATGTGCAGCCGGGCAGAAACAGCATGGCGCAGCAGACCCTGCTGTCAGACGAATATTTTGTCATGGGTGACAACCGGGAGGCCAGCTACGACTCTCGGTTCATTGGCCCAATCAACCGCAAGTGGATTCGGTACAGGGCGTTGTACTATTATTTTCCGGCAGATTTCGGCTCGGAGTCGTGGTCGGATCGATTTGGAATGGCGGTTCGCTGA